A window of Ascaphus truei isolate aAscTru1 chromosome 16, aAscTru1.hap1, whole genome shotgun sequence contains these coding sequences:
- the CSTF2 gene encoding cleavage stimulation factor subunit 2 isoform X2, translating into MAGLCVRDPAVDRSLRSVFVGNIPYEATEEQLKDIFSEVGPVVSFRLVYDRETGKPKGYGFCEYQDQETALSAMRNLNGREFSGRALRVDNAASEKNKEELKSLGTGAPIIESPFGDPVSPEDAPESISRAVASLPPEQMFELMKQMKLCVQNSPQEARNMLLQNPQLAYALLQAQVVMRIVDPEIAVKILHRPTLLPHLMPGNPQGGQGPNQQNAPGAQSQPGSALHVNGAPPMLQSLSMQGGGPAPAPMGNPGPGPHILGALQPQLGIPPGGPLPMDRAQGSLHSPAAPPGLTLIERVTVPAPDPRAPVQRGPPASSIPPRGLLGDGPNDPRGGTLITVTGDEQPPSRGYMAPPMQGGPPLHYERGPDPHEIRGGPMGDSPHAMMGEARGAPIMDPRGPPLDGRGGRDPRAMEPRPMDSRGPAPRGPMSGMQGPMGQQGPMGQQGPMGQQGPMGQQGPMGQQGPGPMGQQGPGPMGQQGPGPMGQPRPMGPQGLGPMGPQAPRQVPGIQGASAQGGFSPGQNQVTNQDHEKAALIMQVLQLTPDQIAMLPPEQRQSILILKEQIQKSTGPA; encoded by the exons ATGGCTGGGCTATGTGTGCGGGACCCGGCGGTGGACAGATCCCTGCGCTCCGTGTTTG TGGGGAACATTCCGTACGAGGCCACAGAGGAGCAACTGAAAGATATATTCTCCGAGGTGGGACCTGTGGTCAGTTTTAG GCTCGTGTATGACAGAGAGACGGGAAAGCCCAAAGGTTATGGGTTCTGTGAGTATCAGGACCAGGAGACGGCGCTCAGCGCCATGCGGAACCTTAACGGGCGGGAGTTCAGCGGGCGAGCCCTGCGAGTGGACAACGCGGCCAGCGAGAAGAACAAGGAGGAGCTCAAGA gtTTGGGAACGGGCGCTCCCATTATCGAGTCCCCGTTTGGTGATCCCGTTTCCCCTGAGGACGCCCCTGAATCTATCAGCCGCGCAGTGGCCAGTCTGCCCCCTGAGCAGATGTTTGAACTCATGAAACAGATGAAG CTGTGTGTGCAGAACAGCCCCCAGGAGGCTCGGAACATGCTGCTGCAGAACCCTCAGCTGGCGTACGCCCTGCTACAGGCGCAGGTAGTCATGAGGATCGTGGACCCCGAAATCGCTGTG AAGATTCTGCACCGTCCCACCCTGCTGCCTCATCTCATGCCCGGGAACCCGCAGGGCGGACAGGGCCCCAACCAGCAGAATGCCCCAGGAGCCCAGTCACAGCCTGGG AGCGCACTGCATGTGAACGGAGCCCCCCCAATGCTGCAGTCGCTCTCCATGCAGGGAGGGGGCCCAGCACCAGCACCTATGGGGAACCCCGGCCCAGGGCCCCACATACTAG GAGCACTGCAGCCTCAACTTGGGATCCCACCCGGAGGCCCTCTTCCTATGGACCGAGCCCAAG GGAGCCTGCACTCTCCCGCGGCCCCCCCTGGACTGACTCTCATAGAGAGAGTAACAG TGCCCGCCCCTGACCCCCGTGCCCCCGTTCAGCGCGGCCCCCCGGCCTCCAGCATCCCGCCTCGCGGCCTGCTGGGAGATGGTCCCAACGACCCCCGTGGAGGGACACTGATCACAGTGACAGGCGATGAGCAGCCCCCCAG CCGTGGTTACATGGCTCCCCCCATGCAGGGTGGGCCGCCGTTACACTACGAGCGAGGCCCAGACCCTCATGAGATAAGAGGGGGTCCGATGGGGGACTCGCCCCATGCCATGATGGGAGAGGCGAGAGGGGCTCCAATTATGGACCCGCGGGGGCCTCCCCTGGACGGACGAG GTGGCAGAGACCCCAGAGCGATGGAGCCCCGACCCATGGACTCCAGGGGCCCTGCTCCTAGGGGCCCAATGTCCGGAATGCAGGGGCCGATGGGACAGCAGGGGCCGATGGGACAGCAGGGACCGATGGGACAGCAGGGACCGATGGGACAGCAGGGACCGATGGGACAGCAGGGACCGGGGCCGATGGGACAGCAGGGACCGGGGCCGATGGGACAGCAGGGACCGGGGCCGATGGGACAGCCAAGGCCGATGGGACCACAGGGACTGGGGCCGATGGGACCACAAGCACCCAGACAG GTCCCCGGCATCCAGGGAGCGTCGGCACAGGGGGGATTCAGCCCTGGACAGAACCAGGTCACCAATCAGGACCACGAGAAG gccgCCCTGATTATGCAGGTGCTGCAGCTCACCCCGGATCAGATCGCCATGCTGCCCCCCGAGCAGAGACAGAGCATCCTCATCCTGAAAGAGCAGATACAGAAATCTACGGGGCCGGCGTGA
- the CSTF2 gene encoding cleavage stimulation factor subunit 2 isoform X3, whose product MAGLCVRDPAVDRSLRSVFVGNIPYEATEEQLKDIFSEVGPVVSFRLVYDRETGKPKGYGFCEYQDQETALSAMRNLNGREFSGRALRVDNAASEKNKEELKSLGTGAPIIESPFGDPVSPEDAPESISRAVASLPPEQMFELMKQMKLCVQNSPQEARNMLLQNPQLAYALLQAQVVMRIVDPEIAVKILHRPTLLPHLMPGNPQGGQGPNQQNAPGAQSQPGSALHVNGAPPMLQSLSMQGGGPAPAPMGNPGPGPHILGALQPQLGIPPGGPLPMDRAQGGRDPRAMEPRPMDSRGPAPRGPMSGMQGPMGQQGPMGQQGPMGQQGPMGQQGPMGQQGPGPMGQQGPGPMGQQGPGPMGQPRPMGPQGLGPMGPQAPRQVPGIQGASAQGGFSPGQNQVTNQDHEKAALIMQVLQLTPDQIAMLPPEQRQSILILKEQIQKSTGPA is encoded by the exons ATGGCTGGGCTATGTGTGCGGGACCCGGCGGTGGACAGATCCCTGCGCTCCGTGTTTG TGGGGAACATTCCGTACGAGGCCACAGAGGAGCAACTGAAAGATATATTCTCCGAGGTGGGACCTGTGGTCAGTTTTAG GCTCGTGTATGACAGAGAGACGGGAAAGCCCAAAGGTTATGGGTTCTGTGAGTATCAGGACCAGGAGACGGCGCTCAGCGCCATGCGGAACCTTAACGGGCGGGAGTTCAGCGGGCGAGCCCTGCGAGTGGACAACGCGGCCAGCGAGAAGAACAAGGAGGAGCTCAAGA gtTTGGGAACGGGCGCTCCCATTATCGAGTCCCCGTTTGGTGATCCCGTTTCCCCTGAGGACGCCCCTGAATCTATCAGCCGCGCAGTGGCCAGTCTGCCCCCTGAGCAGATGTTTGAACTCATGAAACAGATGAAG CTGTGTGTGCAGAACAGCCCCCAGGAGGCTCGGAACATGCTGCTGCAGAACCCTCAGCTGGCGTACGCCCTGCTACAGGCGCAGGTAGTCATGAGGATCGTGGACCCCGAAATCGCTGTG AAGATTCTGCACCGTCCCACCCTGCTGCCTCATCTCATGCCCGGGAACCCGCAGGGCGGACAGGGCCCCAACCAGCAGAATGCCCCAGGAGCCCAGTCACAGCCTGGG AGCGCACTGCATGTGAACGGAGCCCCCCCAATGCTGCAGTCGCTCTCCATGCAGGGAGGGGGCCCAGCACCAGCACCTATGGGGAACCCCGGCCCAGGGCCCCACATACTAG GAGCACTGCAGCCTCAACTTGGGATCCCACCCGGAGGCCCTCTTCCTATGGACCGAGCCCAAG GTGGCAGAGACCCCAGAGCGATGGAGCCCCGACCCATGGACTCCAGGGGCCCTGCTCCTAGGGGCCCAATGTCCGGAATGCAGGGGCCGATGGGACAGCAGGGGCCGATGGGACAGCAGGGACCGATGGGACAGCAGGGACCGATGGGACAGCAGGGACCGATGGGACAGCAGGGACCGGGGCCGATGGGACAGCAGGGACCGGGGCCGATGGGACAGCAGGGACCGGGGCCGATGGGACAGCCAAGGCCGATGGGACCACAGGGACTGGGGCCGATGGGACCACAAGCACCCAGACAG GTCCCCGGCATCCAGGGAGCGTCGGCACAGGGGGGATTCAGCCCTGGACAGAACCAGGTCACCAATCAGGACCACGAGAAG gccgCCCTGATTATGCAGGTGCTGCAGCTCACCCCGGATCAGATCGCCATGCTGCCCCCCGAGCAGAGACAGAGCATCCTCATCCTGAAAGAGCAGATACAGAAATCTACGGGGCCGGCGTGA
- the CSTF2 gene encoding cleavage stimulation factor subunit 2 isoform X1 produces the protein MAGLCVRDPAVDRSLRSVFVGNIPYEATEEQLKDIFSEVGPVVSFRLVYDRETGKPKGYGFCEYQDQETALSAMRNLNGREFSGRALRVDNAASEKNKEELKSLGTGAPIIESPFGDPVSPEDAPESISRAVASLPPEQMFELMKQMKLCVQNSPQEARNMLLQNPQLAYALLQAQVVMRIVDPEIAVKILHRPTLLPHLMPGNPQGGQGPNQQNAPGAQSQPGSALHVNGAPPMLQSLSMQGGGPAPAPMGNPGPGPHILGALQPQLGIPPGGPLPMDRAQGGSLHSPAAPPGLTLIERVTVPAPDPRAPVQRGPPASSIPPRGLLGDGPNDPRGGTLITVTGDEQPPSRGYMAPPMQGGPPLHYERGPDPHEIRGGPMGDSPHAMMGEARGAPIMDPRGPPLDGRGGRDPRAMEPRPMDSRGPAPRGPMSGMQGPMGQQGPMGQQGPMGQQGPMGQQGPMGQQGPGPMGQQGPGPMGQQGPGPMGQPRPMGPQGLGPMGPQAPRQVPGIQGASAQGGFSPGQNQVTNQDHEKAALIMQVLQLTPDQIAMLPPEQRQSILILKEQIQKSTGPA, from the exons ATGGCTGGGCTATGTGTGCGGGACCCGGCGGTGGACAGATCCCTGCGCTCCGTGTTTG TGGGGAACATTCCGTACGAGGCCACAGAGGAGCAACTGAAAGATATATTCTCCGAGGTGGGACCTGTGGTCAGTTTTAG GCTCGTGTATGACAGAGAGACGGGAAAGCCCAAAGGTTATGGGTTCTGTGAGTATCAGGACCAGGAGACGGCGCTCAGCGCCATGCGGAACCTTAACGGGCGGGAGTTCAGCGGGCGAGCCCTGCGAGTGGACAACGCGGCCAGCGAGAAGAACAAGGAGGAGCTCAAGA gtTTGGGAACGGGCGCTCCCATTATCGAGTCCCCGTTTGGTGATCCCGTTTCCCCTGAGGACGCCCCTGAATCTATCAGCCGCGCAGTGGCCAGTCTGCCCCCTGAGCAGATGTTTGAACTCATGAAACAGATGAAG CTGTGTGTGCAGAACAGCCCCCAGGAGGCTCGGAACATGCTGCTGCAGAACCCTCAGCTGGCGTACGCCCTGCTACAGGCGCAGGTAGTCATGAGGATCGTGGACCCCGAAATCGCTGTG AAGATTCTGCACCGTCCCACCCTGCTGCCTCATCTCATGCCCGGGAACCCGCAGGGCGGACAGGGCCCCAACCAGCAGAATGCCCCAGGAGCCCAGTCACAGCCTGGG AGCGCACTGCATGTGAACGGAGCCCCCCCAATGCTGCAGTCGCTCTCCATGCAGGGAGGGGGCCCAGCACCAGCACCTATGGGGAACCCCGGCCCAGGGCCCCACATACTAG GAGCACTGCAGCCTCAACTTGGGATCCCACCCGGAGGCCCTCTTCCTATGGACCGAGCCCAA GGAGGGAGCCTGCACTCTCCCGCGGCCCCCCCTGGACTGACTCTCATAGAGAGAGTAACAG TGCCCGCCCCTGACCCCCGTGCCCCCGTTCAGCGCGGCCCCCCGGCCTCCAGCATCCCGCCTCGCGGCCTGCTGGGAGATGGTCCCAACGACCCCCGTGGAGGGACACTGATCACAGTGACAGGCGATGAGCAGCCCCCCAG CCGTGGTTACATGGCTCCCCCCATGCAGGGTGGGCCGCCGTTACACTACGAGCGAGGCCCAGACCCTCATGAGATAAGAGGGGGTCCGATGGGGGACTCGCCCCATGCCATGATGGGAGAGGCGAGAGGGGCTCCAATTATGGACCCGCGGGGGCCTCCCCTGGACGGACGAG GTGGCAGAGACCCCAGAGCGATGGAGCCCCGACCCATGGACTCCAGGGGCCCTGCTCCTAGGGGCCCAATGTCCGGAATGCAGGGGCCGATGGGACAGCAGGGGCCGATGGGACAGCAGGGACCGATGGGACAGCAGGGACCGATGGGACAGCAGGGACCGATGGGACAGCAGGGACCGGGGCCGATGGGACAGCAGGGACCGGGGCCGATGGGACAGCAGGGACCGGGGCCGATGGGACAGCCAAGGCCGATGGGACCACAGGGACTGGGGCCGATGGGACCACAAGCACCCAGACAG GTCCCCGGCATCCAGGGAGCGTCGGCACAGGGGGGATTCAGCCCTGGACAGAACCAGGTCACCAATCAGGACCACGAGAAG gccgCCCTGATTATGCAGGTGCTGCAGCTCACCCCGGATCAGATCGCCATGCTGCCCCCCGAGCAGAGACAGAGCATCCTCATCCTGAAAGAGCAGATACAGAAATCTACGGGGCCGGCGTGA